The following proteins are encoded in a genomic region of Rubrobacter xylanophilus DSM 9941:
- a CDS encoding GNAT family N-acetyltransferase yields MALEDAAGVRVREARPSDAGEIHGLMCELARVVGDSLPPEEAVARRLRELLEEPRAGVLVAESGGEVVGAVSYWVKPDLAHGDTVVEVPTLVVREGLRRAGVGRRLMESVRRLGMERGAALVELVTTPANVAAREFYRALGFVETDHIVLEFVGQLEDPPSGA; encoded by the coding sequence GGCCCTCGAGGATGCCGCCGGGGTGAGGGTGCGCGAGGCCAGGCCCTCGGACGCCGGCGAGATACACGGCCTGATGTGCGAGCTGGCGCGGGTGGTGGGGGACAGCCTGCCCCCGGAGGAGGCCGTGGCGCGGCGGCTGCGCGAGCTGCTGGAGGAGCCGCGCGCCGGGGTGCTGGTGGCCGAGAGCGGGGGGGAGGTGGTGGGGGCGGTGAGCTACTGGGTCAAGCCGGACCTGGCCCACGGCGACACGGTGGTGGAGGTCCCCACCCTGGTGGTGAGGGAGGGGCTGCGGCGCGCGGGGGTCGGGCGCCGCCTGATGGAGAGCGTCCGCAGGCTGGGCATGGAGCGCGGCGCGGCGCTGGTGGAGCTGGTGACCACCCCGGCGAACGTCGCGGCCCGCGAATTCTACCGCGCCCTGGGCTTCGTGGAGACGGACCACATCGTGCTGGAGTTCGTCGGGCAGCTGGAGGACCCTCCCTCCGGCGCCTGA